TTTCATGCTGGCGCGCGCGGCCTTTTCAACTTCTTTCGGGGCGCTTTCACGCTTCTCTTTCCACTGCGCCATGGTCCAGCCTTGGGGCAAGTATCCGTTGATCGGGTCATGGGCGGATGTCTGGTCTGTGACGATGTCGGGTCGAATGCCGCGCTTCACCAACTCGGGAAACACATCCGCTGCATTGCCCAGTAGACCGACCGATTTTGCCTCGCCCGCAGCGGTCCAGCGCTGGATCATGGCCAGCGCTTCGTCCAAGGTTTCGGCCTTTTCGTCGACATATCTGGTCCGCAGCCGGAAATCGATACTGTCGGGGTTACATTCCACCGCAAGACAGCAGGCCCCCGCCATCACAGCCGCCAAAGGCTGGGCGCCGCCCATTCCGCCAAGACCACCAGTCAAGATCCATTTGCCTTTGAGAGAGCCGTTATAGTGCTGGCGGCCAGCCTCGACAAATGTCTCGTAGGTGCCCTGAACAATGCCTTGCGACCCGATGTAAATCCACGATCCCGCGGTCATCTGGCCGTACATCGCCAAACCCTTTTTATCCAACTCGTTGAAGTGGTCCCAAGTGGCCCAATGCGGCACAAGGTTGGAGTTGGCGATCAGCACCCGCGGCGCATCCTTGTGGGTTTGAAAGACGCCGACAGGTTTACCCGATTGCACCAGCAGGGTCTGGTCTTCTTCCAGTTCGCGCAGGGAGGCGACGATCATATCGTAGTCCTTCCACGTCCGCGCAGCACGGCCCATGCCACCGTAAACCACCAATTCGTGCGGGTTTTCGGCGACGTCAGGGTGCAAGTTGTTCATCAGCATCCGCAAGGGGGCTTCCGTCAGCCAGCTTTTGGCCGTCAGTTTTGTGCCAGTTGCCGGGTATATGTCACGGGTGTTCTTGCGCGGATCGGTCATGATGTGCCTTTCTGGGTCGGTTCTAGAGGTGGGGCCAAGGCGGCCAGCTGTGTCAAAATGCTTGAGTGGACGCGGCTAAGGCGTCCGGATGTCATGCCCGTCGAAATCGGTCAGCGGCACAAGTCCGGTGGTGTTCTGAGCGGGAGAGAGCAAGGCCCCCAAAGGATCACGGATGGTATCTAGAGCGGGCCGGTGGAAGGTCGCACGCCCCGAGCTTGCGCCAGATAGCAAACCGTCATGGCACCTGTGACGGTGCCAGTCCATATCTTCCAACCCACAGCTTCGGGCGATCGAAGCGACAGACATTTCCCACGGCACAAAGGTGCCCGTATGCGGTAGGCCTAACGTCATCGGCGTCTTGCCTTGATGGATTTCAACGGCGGTCACGCGATGAGCTCCGGCATGTCGATGCCTGCAGCGTTCACGATGTCACCCGAGGCAATCATCACGGCGGCGCGTTCCAGATCGGGCGCGAGATAGCGGTCCTCGCCCAGCGCGGCCACGTCTTGGCGCACCCGATCCACCACCCGTTGCAACGTATCGCTTGTGGCGAGCGGTGCGCGAAAGTCGATGCCTTGCGCGGCGCAGAGCAATTCCACACCAAGAATACGTGCGAGATTTTCGTTCATTGCCCCCAAACGGCGTGCGCCATGGGCGGCCATGCTGACGTGATCTTCCTGATTGGCAGAGGTGGGTGTGCTATCGGTGACGCAGGGATTTGCCAGATGTTTGTTTTCGCTCATCAGGGCGGCCGTTGTGACCTCGGCAATCATATAGCCACTGTTCAGCCCCGGATTTGGCGTAAGGAACGGTGGTAGATTGAAACTGAGCACCGGGTCCACGATCAGAGCAACGCGGCGTTGCGCAATCGCCCCAATCTCGGCAATCGCGAGCGCGATCATATCGGCGGCAAATCCGACAGGTTCGGCGTGAAAGTTACCCCCCGATACGATCAAATCCGCCTCGATCAAAACCAGCGGATTATCAGTGGCGGCATTTGCCTCGATCCCCAGAGTGCGGGCCGCCATGCGCAGCACATCCATCGCCGCCCCCGTCACCTGTGGCTGGCAGCGGATGCAATAGGGGTCTTGAACCCGGGCATCCCCCACGATGTGGCTCTCGCGGATTTCGGATCCGGCCAGCAAGGCGCGCATGGTCTCTGCGGCCTGTATCTGGCCGGGATGGCCTCGCAGGGCGTGGATTTCCGGCTGCAAGGGCGCGGTAGACCCCATGATGGCGTCAGTTGACAAGGCCGATGTGACCAGTGCCGAATGGGCCGCGCGCCATGCGCCGAAAAGGCCCGCAAGCGCAAAGGCCGTCGAGAATTGGGTGCCATTAATCAAGGCCAGCCCTTCTTTGGGGCCAAGCACAAGAGGAGCAATACCAGCTGCGGCCAAAGCTTCGGCACCGGGCAATATCTTACCCAGATACTCGGCCTCGCCATGACCCATCATGACAGCCGCCATATGCGCAAGCGGAGCCAGATCCCCCGAGGCACCAACAGAGCCTTGCGCCGGGATCACAGGCGTCACGCCCTTGGCCAGCATCTCCTCAATCTGTGCCACAACCTCTAACCGCACACCCGAGGCACCGCGCCCCAAGCTGAGCAATTTGAGAGCCATCAACAGACGCGTCTCGCGTCGTGAAATCGCAGGGCCAACACCGCAGCAATGGGACAAGATCAGGTTGCGCTGCAGGGTTGTGGTATCTTTGCTCGCAATCTTGACCGAGGCAAGTTTGCCAAACCCTGTGTTCACACCGTATACCGCATCTGTCCCTGCAACAGCCTTGGCAATCCGCGCATGAGCGCGCTCGATCGCTGGGTGGCTGGCCGGATCAAGCCGGACCGAGGCTTCGTTCCAATAGATGTCAGCGAGATGATCCAAGGTAACAGCGCCGGGGGTGAGGGTGAGTGTGGTCACAACGTCCCTCCGAATATGCGGGAGTGAAGGGGATTAAAGCCGATGCGATACGAGAGTTCGGCAGGGTGTTTGATGTTCCAAACTGCCATGTCGGCGCGCTTTCCGACGGCGAGGGTGCCCGCGTCGGATAGCCCCAAAGCCCGCGCAGCGTTTTGAGTGACGCCGCGCAGAGCTTCTTCGGGGGTCATCCGAAACAAGGTGCAGCCCATGTTGAGCGTCAGTAGCAACGAATTTAATGGGGAGGAACCGGGGTTGATGTCTGTTGCCAAGGCCATAGGCACCCCATGTTTGCGCAACAGGGCGATAGGCGGGGCTTGGGTCTCTCGCAATGTGTAGAATGCACCGGGCAGGATGACTGCAACCGTCCCAGCTTGCGCCAATGCTTCTACGCCGGCCTCATCCAGATATTCGATATGATCGGCTGACAGCGCTCCGTAGCCCGCCGCCAGTTTCGCGCCGCCAATGTTTGAAAGTTGCTCTGCATGCAGCTTGACAGGCAGGCCCAAGCTGCACGCCACATGAAAGACCCGGGCAATCTGAGCAGGCTGGAACGCGATACCCTCACAAAAACCGTCGACAGCGTCGACCAGTGCTTCGGCGTGGGCTGCACGCAAGGCAGGGATGCAGACCTCATCTATATAAGCATCGTCCCGACCCGCGTAGTCCGCAGGTGTGGCATGCGCCCCGAGAAACGTAGTTTTGATCCGAACGGGCCGCTTGTGGCCGATCGCGCGGGCCACGCGCAACATCCGCAATTCGGTTTCGATATCAAGACCGTAGCCGGATTTGATTTCGATGCAGGTGACACCTTCGGCGATCAAAACGTCGACACGGGCAAGTGCGGTGGTCAACAATTCTTCGTCGGTGGCCGCACGCGTGGCCTTTACCGTCGATACAATTCCGCCACCCGCCCGCGCGACCTCTTCATAGCTCGCTCCGTTGAGGCGCATCTCGAACTCGACAGCGCGGTTGCCACCATGGACAATATGGGTGTGGCAATCAATCAAACCCGGTGTCACGACGCGCCCACCAAGGTCAATCTGGGGAAACGAGTTATAGAGCGATGGTAAGGCCTCACGTGAGCCGAGCCAGTCAATCAACCCATCGACAACGACAACTGCTGCATCCTCGATCCAGCCATACTTAGGGCCTGAGTCGCAAAGGCTTGCGAGATTCAAATTCACAAAAACTTTGCTATTCTCCGTCATTTCGGGCCACCGCTGCTGAAATTTCACTTTAATGGTATGTATAGTTATGTTTTATGTCTATACATAAAAACCGAGGGACGTGAAATGATTTTTGCACGACGAGCCATGCTTGCAACGGGGTGGGCCAGCAATGTCCGTTTGGACGTGTCGCATGGTCGGATTACCGCACTCGAAACCGATCAAAACGCCAAGCAAGGCGATACAACGGTTGATACGCTATTGCCCGCGCTGGCAAACTTGCACAGCCACAGCTTCCAGCGCGCGATGGCGGGGATGACCGAATTCCGGATGGCGGGCAAAGACAGCTTTTGGACATGGCGTGATCTGATGTACCGTTTCACTGCGCATCTGACGCCAGAGCATGTCGAGGCGATTGCGGCGTTTGTCTTTCTGGAAATGCAGGAAGCGGGTTACGCCAGCGTCGGCGAGTTTCACTATCTACATCATCAGCCCGGCGGCATGCCCTACAAGGATCTCGGCGAACTTTCGGCCCGCATTGCAGCGGCTGCCGCAGCTACTGGGATCGGGCTGACCCACCTGCCAGTGCTCTATACATACGGGGGGGCTGGTCAGATGGCACTGAAAGCGGGGCAGGCCCGCTTTGGCAACTCTGTGGATCGCTTTAACGACCTTGTCGCGCGGGCCAGAGGCGCCATTGCTGATCTGCCAAAGGATTGTCGCGTGGGTATTGCGCCACATTCCTTGCGGGCCACCTCACCTGATGATCTCAAGACGGTTCTTGCGGCCCATGAAGCGGGGCCGGTTCACATTCACATCGCGGAACAACCCCAAGAAGTGGCAGATATCCAAGCAGTGCTTGGGGTACGGCCTGTTGAGTGGTTGTTGGCGAATGCAGAGGTCAACGCGGACTGGTGCCTGATCCACGCCACCCACATGACGGATGCAGAGACCGTGAACATGGCAAGGTCTGGCGCTGTTGCAGGGCTTTGCCCGATCACAGAAGCAAATCTTGGCGATGGCCCCTTTAACGGGCCAGCCTATCTGAATGCAGGCGGGGCGCTTGGAGTGGGCTCGGATTCAAATGTGCTGATTTCGCTCACCGAAGAGTTGCGCACCTTGGAGTATTCCCAGCGCCTGCGCGACATCGCGCGCAATGTCTTGGTTGTGGGAGAAGGCTCGGTTGGGGAAACCCTCTACTGCGGGGCTGCGAAAGGCGGTGCGCAGGCTTTGGGGCGTGGCACCGGCGATATCTCGGTCGGAGCATGGGCGGATTTGGTGGCGGTTGATAGTGAAGCGCCTGCGTTATGCGCCTTGAAGGAACATCAACTGCTGGATGGCTTGGTCTTTGCCGCAAAAGACGAGATAGTAACAGATGTCTGGTCAGCGGGGCGGCATGCGGTCAAACAGGGCAAACACATCCACCGCGATGCGATCACCGCCGCCTATCGCTCTGCGATGCAAAGCCTGATGGCCTTGCTTTGATCCAGATAGGTCAGGCGGATTTCTAACAGCGCGGCGTCTTCTGTCAGTGTCAGCGCCACGTTTGGCGTTGTGACAAACACGGTGTCGCCTGTGGCAACCGCCACCCCATCAATCTCGGGTGCTCCACTAAGGACATGAAGCACCATGAGCCCGTGATCGGGGCGGGTGAGATCACCAATCAGCGGCCCACGCCGCGTCAAAACCTCTCCTTCACATGATCGCGGATCAAACATGAGGTTTAGGTCGGTAAGCGGCCCATTGGCCAAACGGGCATAAACTTTCAGCCCCCCGTCAAAGCGGATCGGCTCCCAAGTGTGGGCCTCGATAGACGAGGTCGGTGTATCCAGCGTCATAGTCCCGCCAGAGACCACGGTCAGAATGCGCACCATACCCGCGAAATCGGAAAACGGACCGTCCTGAGAAACATCAGCGCGGCTGAGTGTCCATGCGGGCTGGTCAAGATACAGGCCCTTCGCGATGTTGCGCGTGACGCCGCCACCGTTCTTCCATAGGACATCAATCAAAGCGCCAAATTTCAAAGTTTGCATGGAAAAAGACCTCTCTGTCTCTCAACGGCACGCATAACCGCGCCCTGCCCTCTTTATCAATGATGTGACACATCTCATTAAGTCTAGACATTAAATCTCAATACGCGCCTTTTGAGGCCTGATAAAAGCGCGAATGCGATCACATGGCGAAAGGGTCAGAAACTTTGGTCCATACGAGCGGCAATCACAAAACCACGTGGTGACCACACCGGCGCGCCAAAGGCCCGGATACATTCTCATCCTCTTCAGAGAACCACCCTAGTTTGTGGCGAGGCGTGGTGAAACCAACGAAGATATGGAAGCGTCGATGATTGTTTGAAGCGTCTCACGGTTCGGCGAGGTCTTGGCAAAGACGTTCAGACCCTGTGCAATGCACAGAAGATATTTTGCCTGGCTCTCGGGGTGTTCAAAGGAATCGCGCTTCAATGCCTCGCGAAAGGCGATTTCCAGGCGGGTCAGATGATCCAACATGAGCTGGGCAACGTCGTCATCCACCTCTTTCAGTTCGACGAAGGCGTTTGTTCCCAAGCATCCCCAACGCCGGTTTCCGTTGACGATACCGTTCGCGATAAAGTCGAAATAGGCGCGAATTCCGTCTAGGCCGCATGGGTTGGTTTCCAGCAATTCAAGGCCCGGACGGTTCATACTGTCCAGATACCGCCGGATGACAGCCAGAAACAGCCCATGCTTGCTGCCGAATGCCGCATAAACACTTCCGGGGTTTAGCCCCATCGCATCACAGACGTCCTGAATTGACGCACCAGAATAGCCACGACGCCAGAAAACTTCGATCGCGCCATCAAGCACTTTTTTTTCATCGAACTCTCTATGACGGCCCATACCGATACCAGATTTCCCAATGCTTTTGCTTAGATGTATACACTATCTATGGCAAAGCGAGCGGATGGTATAGAGGGCGGACCTACCAAGGTTTGATCTGAGCGGTTCGCGGGCCGGTAAAACAGGACGGGTCCCTGCAAGGCCATAGCGCATATTCCAGCCCGTCCCGGCTTGGGTCTTGCCATGGTCGCCTATCCGCGAATGGCCAACTGGCAACGTCCCAGCAACCACGCGCGGCACCCTCATTGATCACTTTCCCCCTATGCCCTCAACGACGCGGGTGCCGCAGCTTTGTCCGCCCGGTCGATAAGCCCTGCCAGATCATTCAACGATTTCAGTCGGTAATCAGGCTCCATCCCAAAGCTTTCCATCTGCATGCGCAGCAGTTTGAACATCGTTGTCGGGCCAACCACCGCGGCAGAAGAAATTTCTTCTGCCAACGCCTCGGGGGTTACGCGTTCAATCCAAGCAACCCGAAAGCCGAAATTCTTGGCGGCGCAGGCATCAAAAGCGTTGGATGACACGAAAATCGTATTCTCCGGCTTAACCTTCAGGACAGCCTCCACCAACTCGTAGGCATCTTTGTGCGGCTTGAAGATACCGGCCTTGTCGATGCTGATGACGGATTGCAGTTTTGCATCAAGCCCAGAGTTTGAGACCAGAGCATCAAGTATCTCTTGGTTGCCGTTCGACAGGATAGCGAGCGGCACGCCTTCCAGCGCATCAAGGGCCGTCAGGCAATCGACA
The nucleotide sequence above comes from Roseovarius mucosus. Encoded proteins:
- the hutU gene encoding urocanate hydratase, with product MTDPRKNTRDIYPATGTKLTAKSWLTEAPLRMLMNNLHPDVAENPHELVVYGGMGRAARTWKDYDMIVASLRELEEDQTLLVQSGKPVGVFQTHKDAPRVLIANSNLVPHWATWDHFNELDKKGLAMYGQMTAGSWIYIGSQGIVQGTYETFVEAGRQHYNGSLKGKWILTGGLGGMGGAQPLAAVMAGACCLAVECNPDSIDFRLRTRYVDEKAETLDEALAMIQRWTAAGEAKSVGLLGNAADVFPELVKRGIRPDIVTDQTSAHDPINGYLPQGWTMAQWKEKRESAPKEVEKAARASMKVQVKAMCDFHISGVPTVDYGNNIRQMAQEEGLDNAFDFPGFVPAYIRPLFCRGVGPFRWAALSGDPEDIYKTDAKVKEILSEDKHLHNWLDMARERIAFQGLPARICWVGLGVRHKLGLAFNEMVRNGELSAPIVIGRDHLDSGSVASPNRETEAMKDGSDAVSDWPLLNALLNTASGATWVSLHHGGGVGMGFSQHSGMVICCDGTEDADRRIARVLWNDPATGVMRHADAGYEDALDCARENGLNLPGIL
- a CDS encoding N-formylglutamate amidohydrolase, which gives rise to MTAVEIHQGKTPMTLGLPHTGTFVPWEMSVASIARSCGLEDMDWHRHRCHDGLLSGASSGRATFHRPALDTIRDPLGALLSPAQNTTGLVPLTDFDGHDIRTP
- the hutH gene encoding histidine ammonia-lyase; amino-acid sequence: MTTLTLTPGAVTLDHLADIYWNEASVRLDPASHPAIERAHARIAKAVAGTDAVYGVNTGFGKLASVKIASKDTTTLQRNLILSHCCGVGPAISRRETRLLMALKLLSLGRGASGVRLEVVAQIEEMLAKGVTPVIPAQGSVGASGDLAPLAHMAAVMMGHGEAEYLGKILPGAEALAAAGIAPLVLGPKEGLALINGTQFSTAFALAGLFGAWRAAHSALVTSALSTDAIMGSTAPLQPEIHALRGHPGQIQAAETMRALLAGSEIRESHIVGDARVQDPYCIRCQPQVTGAAMDVLRMAARTLGIEANAATDNPLVLIEADLIVSGGNFHAEPVGFAADMIALAIAEIGAIAQRRVALIVDPVLSFNLPPFLTPNPGLNSGYMIAEVTTAALMSENKHLANPCVTDSTPTSANQEDHVSMAAHGARRLGAMNENLARILGVELLCAAQGIDFRAPLATSDTLQRVVDRVRQDVAALGEDRYLAPDLERAAVMIASGDIVNAAGIDMPELIA
- the hutI gene encoding imidazolonepropionase, with the protein product MTENSKVFVNLNLASLCDSGPKYGWIEDAAVVVVDGLIDWLGSREALPSLYNSFPQIDLGGRVVTPGLIDCHTHIVHGGNRAVEFEMRLNGASYEEVARAGGGIVSTVKATRAATDEELLTTALARVDVLIAEGVTCIEIKSGYGLDIETELRMLRVARAIGHKRPVRIKTTFLGAHATPADYAGRDDAYIDEVCIPALRAAHAEALVDAVDGFCEGIAFQPAQIARVFHVACSLGLPVKLHAEQLSNIGGAKLAAGYGALSADHIEYLDEAGVEALAQAGTVAVILPGAFYTLRETQAPPIALLRKHGVPMALATDINPGSSPLNSLLLTLNMGCTLFRMTPEEALRGVTQNAARALGLSDAGTLAVGKRADMAVWNIKHPAELSYRIGFNPLHSRIFGGTL
- a CDS encoding formimidoylglutamate deiminase, producing the protein MIFARRAMLATGWASNVRLDVSHGRITALETDQNAKQGDTTVDTLLPALANLHSHSFQRAMAGMTEFRMAGKDSFWTWRDLMYRFTAHLTPEHVEAIAAFVFLEMQEAGYASVGEFHYLHHQPGGMPYKDLGELSARIAAAAAATGIGLTHLPVLYTYGGAGQMALKAGQARFGNSVDRFNDLVARARGAIADLPKDCRVGIAPHSLRATSPDDLKTVLAAHEAGPVHIHIAEQPQEVADIQAVLGVRPVEWLLANAEVNADWCLIHATHMTDAETVNMARSGAVAGLCPITEANLGDGPFNGPAYLNAGGALGVGSDSNVLISLTEELRTLEYSQRLRDIARNVLVVGEGSVGETLYCGAAKGGAQALGRGTGDISVGAWADLVAVDSEAPALCALKEHQLLDGLVFAAKDEIVTDVWSAGRHAVKQGKHIHRDAITAAYRSAMQSLMALL
- a CDS encoding HutD family protein — its product is MQTLKFGALIDVLWKNGGGVTRNIAKGLYLDQPAWTLSRADVSQDGPFSDFAGMVRILTVVSGGTMTLDTPTSSIEAHTWEPIRFDGGLKVYARLANGPLTDLNLMFDPRSCEGEVLTRRGPLIGDLTRPDHGLMVLHVLSGAPEIDGVAVATGDTVFVTTPNVALTLTEDAALLEIRLTYLDQSKAIRLCIAER
- a CDS encoding TetR/AcrR family transcriptional regulator, whose amino-acid sequence is MGRHREFDEKKVLDGAIEVFWRRGYSGASIQDVCDAMGLNPGSVYAAFGSKHGLFLAVIRRYLDSMNRPGLELLETNPCGLDGIRAYFDFIANGIVNGNRRWGCLGTNAFVELKEVDDDVAQLMLDHLTRLEIAFREALKRDSFEHPESQAKYLLCIAQGLNVFAKTSPNRETLQTIIDASISSLVSPRLATN
- a CDS encoding haloacid dehalogenase type II, whose protein sequence is MTIDAFVFDAYGTLFDVQSVSQITNQEFPEHGELITQVWRLKQLEYTWLRSMMGSYRSFWEITEESLNYTLNAIGVTAEKAVRDRIMDKYLHLDPHVDCLTALDALEGVPLAILSNGNQEILDALVSNSGLDAKLQSVISIDKAGIFKPHKDAYELVEAVLKVKPENTIFVSSNAFDACAAKNFGFRVAWIERVTPEALAEEISSAAVVGPTTMFKLLRMQMESFGMEPDYRLKSLNDLAGLIDRADKAAAPASLRA